One segment of Cervus canadensis isolate Bull #8, Minnesota chromosome 32, ASM1932006v1, whole genome shotgun sequence DNA contains the following:
- the LOC122433478 gene encoding delphilin isoform X1: MGKDQGFSRHFRIFIPKKHRARFDEVVSQGLLGKLCRARRTQGAQRLRRSRSEERPERLLVSTRASAAPRRPDEPPPRKAASLLGGRAGPGGARRTVRVYKGNKSFGFTLRGHGPVWIESVLPGSPADNASLKSGDRILFLNGLDMRNCSHDKVVSMLQGSGAMPTLVVEEGLVPFASDSDSMDSPNPSSALTSLQWVAEILPSSIRVQGRTFSQQLEHLLTPPERYGVCRALESFFQHRNIDTLIVDVYPVLDTPAKQVLWQFIYQLLTYEEQELCQEKIACFLGYTAMTAEPEPELEPELEPEPAPEPQMRSSLRASSMCRRSLRSQGLEAGLGCGPGDCPEMPLPPIPGERQAGDGTSLPETPNPKMMSAVYAELESRLSSSFKGKMGTSSRARASPPLPSAAGPAGPRTRSSISWPSEQLLPSPSYYPLCSEGLASPSSSESHPYASLDSSRAPSPQPGPEPVRAESPPSPDPSRRPSSRRKLFAFSRPVRSRDTDRFLDALSEQLGPRVTIVEDFLSPENDYEEMSFHDDQGSFITNERSSASECISSSEEGSSLTYSSLSDHIPPPPLSPPPPPPLPFHDPKPSSSRTPDGPRGPAPALPKPLAQLGHPVPPPPPPPLPPPVPCAPPMLPRGLGHRRSETSHMSVKRLRWEQVENSEGTIWGQLGEDSDYDKLSDMVKYLDLELHFGTQKAAKPVPGPEPFRKKEVVEILSHKKAYNTSILLAHLKLSPAELRQVLMSMEPRRLEPAHLAQLLLFAPDADEEQRYQAYHEAPGRLSEPDQFVLQMLSVPEYKTRLRSLHFQATLQEKTEEIRGSLECLRQASLELKNSRKLAKILEFVLAMGNYLNDGQPQTNKTTGFKINFLTELNSTKTVDGKSTFLHILAKSLSQHFPELLGFAQDLPTVPLAAKVNQRALTSDLADLHGTISEIQAACQSMAPSSEDKFAVVMASFLETAQPLLRALDGLQREAMEELGKALAFFGEDSKATTSEAFFGIFAEFMSKFERALGDLQAAEGPRSSGMVSPLAW; the protein is encoded by the exons ATGGGGAAGGACCAGGGCTTCTCTCGGCACTTTCG GATCTTCATCCCCAAGAAGCACCGAGCGCGCTTCGACGAGGTGGTGTCTCAGGGTCTGCTGGGCAAGCTGTGCCGCGCGCGGCGGACGCAGGGCGCGCAGCGGCTGCGCCGGAGCCGCAGCGAGGAGCGGCCAGAGCGCCTCCTGGTGTCCACGCGCGCCAGCGCCGCCCCGCGCCGCCCCGACGAGCCGCCCCCGCGCAAGGCCGCCTCTTTGCTGGGCGGCCGCGCGGGCCCCGGGGGCGCGCGCAG GACAGTCCGAGTCTACAAGGGCAACAAGAGCTTTGGCTTCACGCTGCGTGGCCATGGACCTGTCTGGATCGAGTCTGTCCTGCCTG GGAGCCCAGCTGACAATGCCTCCCTCAAGTCAGGCGACCGGATCCTCTTCCTCAATGGACTGGACATGAG GAACTGCTCCCACGACAAGGTGGTGTCCATGCTCCAGGGCAGCGGCGCCATGCCCACGCTGGTGGTGGAGGAGGGGCTCGTCCCGTTCGCCAGCG ATTCCGACTCGATGGATTCCCCCAACCCGTCGTCGGCGCTCACCTCCCTGCAGTGGGTGGCAGAGATCCTCCCGTCCAGTATCCGAGTTCAGGGGAGGACCTTCAGCCAGCAGCTGGAGCACCTGCTCACGCCCCCCGAGCGCTACGGGGTCTGCCGGGCCCTTGAGAGCTTCTTCCAGCACAG gaaCATCGACACCCTCATCGTCGACGTCTACCCGGTGCTGGACACTCCGGCCAAGCAGGTCCTCTGGCAGTTCATCTACCAGCTGCTAACTTACGAGGAGCAGGAACTCTGTCAGGAGAAGATCGCCTGCTTCCTGGGCTACACGGCCATGACCG CCGAGCCCGAGCCCGAGCTGGAGCCGGAGCTGGAGCCCGAGCCGGCGCCCGAACCCCAGATGCGGAGCTCCCTGAGGGCCTCCTCCATGTGCCGCCGCAGCCTCCGCTCCCAGGGCCTGGAGGCCGGCCTTGGCTGTG GTCCTGGTGACTGTCCGGAGATGCCTCTTCCTCCCATCCCAGGCGAGCGGCAGGCGGGCGACGGCACATCCCTCCCCGAGACGCCCAACCCCAAGATG ATGTCAGCCGTCTACGCGGAGCTCGAGTCCCGCCTGAGCAGCAGCTTCAAAGGGAAGATGGGGACCAGCTCCCGAGCCCGTGCCTCCCCGCCGCTGCCCAGCGCGGCAGGCCCAGCAG GGCCCAGGACCCGGTCCAGCATCTCGTGGCCCAGTGAGCagctcctgccctcccccagctACTACCCGCTGTGCTCAGAGGGCCTGGCCTCCCCCAGCAGCTCCGAGTCCCACCCCTACGCCAGCCTGGACAGCAGCCGGGCACCTTCCCCTCAGCCGGGCCCCGAGCCCGTCCGCGCTGAGAGCCCCCCCAGCCCGGACCCCAGCCGCCGCCCATCCAGCCGCCGGAAGCTCTTCGCCTTCTCCCGCCCTGTGCGAAGCCGGGACACCGACCGCTTCCTGGATGCGCTGAGTGAGCAGCTGGGCCCCCGGGTCACCATCGTGGAGGATTTCCTGAGCCCCGAGAATGACTACGAGGAG ATGAGCTTCCACGACGACCAGGGCAGCTTCATCACCAACGAGAGGAGCAGCGCCAGCGAGTGCATCAGCAGCAGCGAGGAAGGCAGCTCCCTGACCTACTCCTCCCTCTCCGACCacatccccccgccccccctcagccccccgcccccgccgcccctgCCCTTCCACGACCCCAAGCCCAGCAGCTCCCGCACCCCGGATGGGCCCCGGGGCCCCGCTCCGGCGCTGCCCAAGCCCCTCGCCCAGCTCGGCCACCCGgtccccccaccgcccccgccgcccctgcccccgcccgTCCCCTGCGCACCCCCCATGCTGCCCCGGGGCCTGGGCCACCGCCGCAGCGAGACCAGCCACATGAGCGTCAAGCGCCTGCGGTGGGAGCAGGTGGAGAACTCAGAAGGCACCATCTGGGGACAG CTCGGGGAGGACTCTGACTACGATAAGCTGAGCGACATGGTGAAATACCTCGACCTGGAGCTCCACTTTGGCACCCAGAAAGCTGCCA AGCCGGTGCCGGGGCCTGAGCCCTTCAGGAAGAAGGAGGTGGTGGAGATCCTGTCCCACAAGAAGGCCTACAACACCT CCATCCTGCTGGCGCACCTGAAGCTGAGCCCGGCCGAGCTGCGGCAGGTGCTCATGAGCATGGAGCCCCGGCGCCTGGAGCCCGCGCACCTCGCGCAGCTGCTGCTCTTCGCGCCCGACGCCGACGAGGAGCAGCGCTACCAGGCCTACCACGAGGCCCCCGGCCGCCTCAGCGAGCCCGACCAGTTCGTCCTGCAG ATGCTGTCGGTTCCCGAATACAAGACCCGTCTGCGCAGCCTCCACTTCCAGGCCACCCTCCAGGAGAAGACGGAGGAGATCCGGGGCAGCCTGGAGTGCttgcgccaggcctccctagaGCTCAAGAACAGCCGGAAGCTTGCCAAGATCCTGGAG TTTGTGTTGGCCATGGGCAACTATCTCAATGATGGGCAGCCTCAAACCAACAAGACCACGGGCTTCAAGATCAACTTCCTGACGGAG CTGAATTCCACCAAGACGGTGGATGGGAAATCCACCTTCCTGCACATCCTTGCCAAATCGCTGAGCCAGCACTTCCCTGAACTCCTGGGCTTTGCTCAGGACCTGCCCACCGTGCCCCTGGCTGCCAAAG TGAACCAACGAGCCCTGACCAGCGACTTGGCTGACCTCCACGGCACCATCAGTGAGATCCAGGCCGCGTGCCAGAGCATGGCCCCCTCCAGCGAGGACAAGTTCGCTGTGGTCATGGCG TCTTTCCTGGAGACGGCCCAGCCATTGCTGCGGGCGCTGGACGGGCTGCAGCGAGAGGCCATGGAGGAGCTGGGCAAGGCGCTGGCCTTCTTCGGGGAAGATTCCAAAGCCACCACCTCCGAGGCTTTCTTCGGCATCTTCGCGGAGTTCATGAGCAAGTTCGAG cGAGCGCTCGGCGACCTGCAGGCAGCCGAGGGCCCGCGCAGCTCGGGGATGGTTTCGCCCCTGGCCTGGTGA
- the LOC122433478 gene encoding delphilin isoform X4, with translation MDLSGSRSPADNASLKSGDRILFLNGLDMRNCSHDKVVSMLQGSGAMPTLVVEEGLVPFASDSDSMDSPNPSSALTSLQWVAEILPSSIRVQGRTFSQQLEHLLTPPERYGVCRALESFFQHRNIDTLIVDVYPVLDTPAKQVLWQFIYQLLTYEEQELCQEKIACFLGYTAMTAEPEPELEPELEPEPAPEPQMRSSLRASSMCRRSLRSQGLEAGLGCGPGDCPEMPLPPIPGERQAGDGTSLPETPNPKMMSAVYAELESRLSSSFKGKMGTSSRARASPPLPSAAGPAGPRTRSSISWPSEQLLPSPSYYPLCSEGLASPSSSESHPYASLDSSRAPSPQPGPEPVRAESPPSPDPSRRPSSRRKLFAFSRPVRSRDTDRFLDALSEQLGPRVTIVEDFLSPENDYEEMSFHDDQGSFITNERSSASECISSSEEGSSLTYSSLSDHIPPPPLSPPPPPPLPFHDPKPSSSRTPDGPRGPAPALPKPLAQLGHPVPPPPPPPLPPPVPCAPPMLPRGLGHRRSETSHMSVKRLRWEQVENSEGTIWGQLGEDSDYDKLSDMVKYLDLELHFGTQKAAKPVPGPEPFRKKEVVEILSHKKAYNTSILLAHLKLSPAELRQVLMSMEPRRLEPAHLAQLLLFAPDADEEQRYQAYHEAPGRLSEPDQFVLQMLSVPEYKTRLRSLHFQATLQEKTEEIRGSLECLRQASLELKNSRKLAKILEFVLAMGNYLNDGQPQTNKTTGFKINFLTELNSTKTVDGKSTFLHILAKSLSQHFPELLGFAQDLPTVPLAAKVNQRALTSDLADLHGTISEIQAACQSMAPSSEDKFAVVMASFLETAQPLLRALDGLQREAMEELGKALAFFGEDSKATTSEAFFGIFAEFMSKFERALGDLQAAEGPRSSGMVSPLAW, from the exons ATGGACCTGTCTGGATCGA GGAGCCCAGCTGACAATGCCTCCCTCAAGTCAGGCGACCGGATCCTCTTCCTCAATGGACTGGACATGAG GAACTGCTCCCACGACAAGGTGGTGTCCATGCTCCAGGGCAGCGGCGCCATGCCCACGCTGGTGGTGGAGGAGGGGCTCGTCCCGTTCGCCAGCG ATTCCGACTCGATGGATTCCCCCAACCCGTCGTCGGCGCTCACCTCCCTGCAGTGGGTGGCAGAGATCCTCCCGTCCAGTATCCGAGTTCAGGGGAGGACCTTCAGCCAGCAGCTGGAGCACCTGCTCACGCCCCCCGAGCGCTACGGGGTCTGCCGGGCCCTTGAGAGCTTCTTCCAGCACAG gaaCATCGACACCCTCATCGTCGACGTCTACCCGGTGCTGGACACTCCGGCCAAGCAGGTCCTCTGGCAGTTCATCTACCAGCTGCTAACTTACGAGGAGCAGGAACTCTGTCAGGAGAAGATCGCCTGCTTCCTGGGCTACACGGCCATGACCG CCGAGCCCGAGCCCGAGCTGGAGCCGGAGCTGGAGCCCGAGCCGGCGCCCGAACCCCAGATGCGGAGCTCCCTGAGGGCCTCCTCCATGTGCCGCCGCAGCCTCCGCTCCCAGGGCCTGGAGGCCGGCCTTGGCTGTG GTCCTGGTGACTGTCCGGAGATGCCTCTTCCTCCCATCCCAGGCGAGCGGCAGGCGGGCGACGGCACATCCCTCCCCGAGACGCCCAACCCCAAGATG ATGTCAGCCGTCTACGCGGAGCTCGAGTCCCGCCTGAGCAGCAGCTTCAAAGGGAAGATGGGGACCAGCTCCCGAGCCCGTGCCTCCCCGCCGCTGCCCAGCGCGGCAGGCCCAGCAG GGCCCAGGACCCGGTCCAGCATCTCGTGGCCCAGTGAGCagctcctgccctcccccagctACTACCCGCTGTGCTCAGAGGGCCTGGCCTCCCCCAGCAGCTCCGAGTCCCACCCCTACGCCAGCCTGGACAGCAGCCGGGCACCTTCCCCTCAGCCGGGCCCCGAGCCCGTCCGCGCTGAGAGCCCCCCCAGCCCGGACCCCAGCCGCCGCCCATCCAGCCGCCGGAAGCTCTTCGCCTTCTCCCGCCCTGTGCGAAGCCGGGACACCGACCGCTTCCTGGATGCGCTGAGTGAGCAGCTGGGCCCCCGGGTCACCATCGTGGAGGATTTCCTGAGCCCCGAGAATGACTACGAGGAG ATGAGCTTCCACGACGACCAGGGCAGCTTCATCACCAACGAGAGGAGCAGCGCCAGCGAGTGCATCAGCAGCAGCGAGGAAGGCAGCTCCCTGACCTACTCCTCCCTCTCCGACCacatccccccgccccccctcagccccccgcccccgccgcccctgCCCTTCCACGACCCCAAGCCCAGCAGCTCCCGCACCCCGGATGGGCCCCGGGGCCCCGCTCCGGCGCTGCCCAAGCCCCTCGCCCAGCTCGGCCACCCGgtccccccaccgcccccgccgcccctgcccccgcccgTCCCCTGCGCACCCCCCATGCTGCCCCGGGGCCTGGGCCACCGCCGCAGCGAGACCAGCCACATGAGCGTCAAGCGCCTGCGGTGGGAGCAGGTGGAGAACTCAGAAGGCACCATCTGGGGACAG CTCGGGGAGGACTCTGACTACGATAAGCTGAGCGACATGGTGAAATACCTCGACCTGGAGCTCCACTTTGGCACCCAGAAAGCTGCCA AGCCGGTGCCGGGGCCTGAGCCCTTCAGGAAGAAGGAGGTGGTGGAGATCCTGTCCCACAAGAAGGCCTACAACACCT CCATCCTGCTGGCGCACCTGAAGCTGAGCCCGGCCGAGCTGCGGCAGGTGCTCATGAGCATGGAGCCCCGGCGCCTGGAGCCCGCGCACCTCGCGCAGCTGCTGCTCTTCGCGCCCGACGCCGACGAGGAGCAGCGCTACCAGGCCTACCACGAGGCCCCCGGCCGCCTCAGCGAGCCCGACCAGTTCGTCCTGCAG ATGCTGTCGGTTCCCGAATACAAGACCCGTCTGCGCAGCCTCCACTTCCAGGCCACCCTCCAGGAGAAGACGGAGGAGATCCGGGGCAGCCTGGAGTGCttgcgccaggcctccctagaGCTCAAGAACAGCCGGAAGCTTGCCAAGATCCTGGAG TTTGTGTTGGCCATGGGCAACTATCTCAATGATGGGCAGCCTCAAACCAACAAGACCACGGGCTTCAAGATCAACTTCCTGACGGAG CTGAATTCCACCAAGACGGTGGATGGGAAATCCACCTTCCTGCACATCCTTGCCAAATCGCTGAGCCAGCACTTCCCTGAACTCCTGGGCTTTGCTCAGGACCTGCCCACCGTGCCCCTGGCTGCCAAAG TGAACCAACGAGCCCTGACCAGCGACTTGGCTGACCTCCACGGCACCATCAGTGAGATCCAGGCCGCGTGCCAGAGCATGGCCCCCTCCAGCGAGGACAAGTTCGCTGTGGTCATGGCG TCTTTCCTGGAGACGGCCCAGCCATTGCTGCGGGCGCTGGACGGGCTGCAGCGAGAGGCCATGGAGGAGCTGGGCAAGGCGCTGGCCTTCTTCGGGGAAGATTCCAAAGCCACCACCTCCGAGGCTTTCTTCGGCATCTTCGCGGAGTTCATGAGCAAGTTCGAG cGAGCGCTCGGCGACCTGCAGGCAGCCGAGGGCCCGCGCAGCTCGGGGATGGTTTCGCCCCTGGCCTGGTGA
- the LOC122433478 gene encoding delphilin isoform X3: protein MSCLGTVRVYKGNKSFGFTLRGHGPVWIESVLPGSPADNASLKSGDRILFLNGLDMRNCSHDKVVSMLQGSGAMPTLVVEEGLVPFASDSDSMDSPNPSSALTSLQWVAEILPSSIRVQGRTFSQQLEHLLTPPERYGVCRALESFFQHRNIDTLIVDVYPVLDTPAKQVLWQFIYQLLTYEEQELCQEKIACFLGYTAMTAEPEPELEPELEPEPAPEPQMRSSLRASSMCRRSLRSQGLEAGLGCGPGDCPEMPLPPIPGERQAGDGTSLPETPNPKMMSAVYAELESRLSSSFKGKMGTSSRARASPPLPSAAGPAGPRTRSSISWPSEQLLPSPSYYPLCSEGLASPSSSESHPYASLDSSRAPSPQPGPEPVRAESPPSPDPSRRPSSRRKLFAFSRPVRSRDTDRFLDALSEQLGPRVTIVEDFLSPENDYEEMSFHDDQGSFITNERSSASECISSSEEGSSLTYSSLSDHIPPPPLSPPPPPPLPFHDPKPSSSRTPDGPRGPAPALPKPLAQLGHPVPPPPPPPLPPPVPCAPPMLPRGLGHRRSETSHMSVKRLRWEQVENSEGTIWGQLGEDSDYDKLSDMVKYLDLELHFGTQKAAKPVPGPEPFRKKEVVEILSHKKAYNTSILLAHLKLSPAELRQVLMSMEPRRLEPAHLAQLLLFAPDADEEQRYQAYHEAPGRLSEPDQFVLQMLSVPEYKTRLRSLHFQATLQEKTEEIRGSLECLRQASLELKNSRKLAKILEFVLAMGNYLNDGQPQTNKTTGFKINFLTELNSTKTVDGKSTFLHILAKSLSQHFPELLGFAQDLPTVPLAAKVNQRALTSDLADLHGTISEIQAACQSMAPSSEDKFAVVMASFLETAQPLLRALDGLQREAMEELGKALAFFGEDSKATTSEAFFGIFAEFMSKFERALGDLQAAEGPRSSGMVSPLAW, encoded by the exons ATGAGCTGCCTGGG GACAGTCCGAGTCTACAAGGGCAACAAGAGCTTTGGCTTCACGCTGCGTGGCCATGGACCTGTCTGGATCGAGTCTGTCCTGCCTG GGAGCCCAGCTGACAATGCCTCCCTCAAGTCAGGCGACCGGATCCTCTTCCTCAATGGACTGGACATGAG GAACTGCTCCCACGACAAGGTGGTGTCCATGCTCCAGGGCAGCGGCGCCATGCCCACGCTGGTGGTGGAGGAGGGGCTCGTCCCGTTCGCCAGCG ATTCCGACTCGATGGATTCCCCCAACCCGTCGTCGGCGCTCACCTCCCTGCAGTGGGTGGCAGAGATCCTCCCGTCCAGTATCCGAGTTCAGGGGAGGACCTTCAGCCAGCAGCTGGAGCACCTGCTCACGCCCCCCGAGCGCTACGGGGTCTGCCGGGCCCTTGAGAGCTTCTTCCAGCACAG gaaCATCGACACCCTCATCGTCGACGTCTACCCGGTGCTGGACACTCCGGCCAAGCAGGTCCTCTGGCAGTTCATCTACCAGCTGCTAACTTACGAGGAGCAGGAACTCTGTCAGGAGAAGATCGCCTGCTTCCTGGGCTACACGGCCATGACCG CCGAGCCCGAGCCCGAGCTGGAGCCGGAGCTGGAGCCCGAGCCGGCGCCCGAACCCCAGATGCGGAGCTCCCTGAGGGCCTCCTCCATGTGCCGCCGCAGCCTCCGCTCCCAGGGCCTGGAGGCCGGCCTTGGCTGTG GTCCTGGTGACTGTCCGGAGATGCCTCTTCCTCCCATCCCAGGCGAGCGGCAGGCGGGCGACGGCACATCCCTCCCCGAGACGCCCAACCCCAAGATG ATGTCAGCCGTCTACGCGGAGCTCGAGTCCCGCCTGAGCAGCAGCTTCAAAGGGAAGATGGGGACCAGCTCCCGAGCCCGTGCCTCCCCGCCGCTGCCCAGCGCGGCAGGCCCAGCAG GGCCCAGGACCCGGTCCAGCATCTCGTGGCCCAGTGAGCagctcctgccctcccccagctACTACCCGCTGTGCTCAGAGGGCCTGGCCTCCCCCAGCAGCTCCGAGTCCCACCCCTACGCCAGCCTGGACAGCAGCCGGGCACCTTCCCCTCAGCCGGGCCCCGAGCCCGTCCGCGCTGAGAGCCCCCCCAGCCCGGACCCCAGCCGCCGCCCATCCAGCCGCCGGAAGCTCTTCGCCTTCTCCCGCCCTGTGCGAAGCCGGGACACCGACCGCTTCCTGGATGCGCTGAGTGAGCAGCTGGGCCCCCGGGTCACCATCGTGGAGGATTTCCTGAGCCCCGAGAATGACTACGAGGAG ATGAGCTTCCACGACGACCAGGGCAGCTTCATCACCAACGAGAGGAGCAGCGCCAGCGAGTGCATCAGCAGCAGCGAGGAAGGCAGCTCCCTGACCTACTCCTCCCTCTCCGACCacatccccccgccccccctcagccccccgcccccgccgcccctgCCCTTCCACGACCCCAAGCCCAGCAGCTCCCGCACCCCGGATGGGCCCCGGGGCCCCGCTCCGGCGCTGCCCAAGCCCCTCGCCCAGCTCGGCCACCCGgtccccccaccgcccccgccgcccctgcccccgcccgTCCCCTGCGCACCCCCCATGCTGCCCCGGGGCCTGGGCCACCGCCGCAGCGAGACCAGCCACATGAGCGTCAAGCGCCTGCGGTGGGAGCAGGTGGAGAACTCAGAAGGCACCATCTGGGGACAG CTCGGGGAGGACTCTGACTACGATAAGCTGAGCGACATGGTGAAATACCTCGACCTGGAGCTCCACTTTGGCACCCAGAAAGCTGCCA AGCCGGTGCCGGGGCCTGAGCCCTTCAGGAAGAAGGAGGTGGTGGAGATCCTGTCCCACAAGAAGGCCTACAACACCT CCATCCTGCTGGCGCACCTGAAGCTGAGCCCGGCCGAGCTGCGGCAGGTGCTCATGAGCATGGAGCCCCGGCGCCTGGAGCCCGCGCACCTCGCGCAGCTGCTGCTCTTCGCGCCCGACGCCGACGAGGAGCAGCGCTACCAGGCCTACCACGAGGCCCCCGGCCGCCTCAGCGAGCCCGACCAGTTCGTCCTGCAG ATGCTGTCGGTTCCCGAATACAAGACCCGTCTGCGCAGCCTCCACTTCCAGGCCACCCTCCAGGAGAAGACGGAGGAGATCCGGGGCAGCCTGGAGTGCttgcgccaggcctccctagaGCTCAAGAACAGCCGGAAGCTTGCCAAGATCCTGGAG TTTGTGTTGGCCATGGGCAACTATCTCAATGATGGGCAGCCTCAAACCAACAAGACCACGGGCTTCAAGATCAACTTCCTGACGGAG CTGAATTCCACCAAGACGGTGGATGGGAAATCCACCTTCCTGCACATCCTTGCCAAATCGCTGAGCCAGCACTTCCCTGAACTCCTGGGCTTTGCTCAGGACCTGCCCACCGTGCCCCTGGCTGCCAAAG TGAACCAACGAGCCCTGACCAGCGACTTGGCTGACCTCCACGGCACCATCAGTGAGATCCAGGCCGCGTGCCAGAGCATGGCCCCCTCCAGCGAGGACAAGTTCGCTGTGGTCATGGCG TCTTTCCTGGAGACGGCCCAGCCATTGCTGCGGGCGCTGGACGGGCTGCAGCGAGAGGCCATGGAGGAGCTGGGCAAGGCGCTGGCCTTCTTCGGGGAAGATTCCAAAGCCACCACCTCCGAGGCTTTCTTCGGCATCTTCGCGGAGTTCATGAGCAAGTTCGAG cGAGCGCTCGGCGACCTGCAGGCAGCCGAGGGCCCGCGCAGCTCGGGGATGGTTTCGCCCCTGGCCTGGTGA